Proteins encoded by one window of Arachis hypogaea cultivar Tifrunner chromosome 1, arahy.Tifrunner.gnm2.J5K5, whole genome shotgun sequence:
- the LOC112799538 gene encoding probable WRKY transcription factor 15 produces the protein MAVELMMGGYRNDNSSSGGFATSKAEENAVQEAASGLESVEKLIRLLSQTQHQHFNGSSSSAVNSDATLSIERDCKAVADVAVSKFKRVISLLGRTRTGHARFRRGPLHAPSQSQTEPFSQEHRVFHATPLQQIPPPPPPPPPPPPPQLQSLVNHHLIPKNGVLERSSSSKTINFSYSSAANSFLSSLTGDAAAGESKQQHHQQQPSSSSPAPAFQITNLSQVSSAGKPPLSSSSLKRKCSSENLGSGKCGSSSSRCHCSKKSRKMRLKRVVRVPAISLKMADIPPDDYSWRKYGQKPIKGSPHPRGYYKCSSVRGCPARKHVERALDDPSMLVVTYEGEHNHSLTAADATNLILESS, from the exons ATGGCCGTTGAGCTCATGATGGGTGGTTACAGGAACGACAACAGCAGCAGCGGCGGCTTCGCCACTTCCAAGGCTGAAGAGAACGCCGTCCAAGAAGCGGCGTCTGGGTTAGAGAGCGTTGAGAAGCTCATAAGGCTTCTCTCCCAGACTCAGCACCAACACTTTAacggttcttcttcttctgccgTTAACTCTGACGCTACTTTATCAATCGAGAGAGATTGCAAGGCCGTTGCTGACGTCGCCGTTTCGAAGTTCAAGAGAGTTATCTCTCTCCTTGGCCGAACCAGAACCGGCCACGCGCGTTTCAGAAGAGGACCTCTTCACGCGCCTTCCCAATCGCAGACTGAACCGTTTTCTCAAGAACACAGGGTCTTCCATGCGACGCCTCTGCAGCAGATCCCACCCCctccaccgccaccgccaccaccaccgccaccacaACTACAGAGCCTCGTTAACCACCACCTGATTCCCAAAAACGGCGTCCTTGAAAGGTCGTCTTCGTCTAAGACTATCAACTTTTCGTACTCCTCTGCTGCTAATTCGTTCTTATCGTCTCTCACCGGCGACGCCGCCGCCGGTGAATCCAAGCAGCAGCACCACCAGCAACAGCCCTCGTCGTCGTCGCCGGCACCGGCGTTTCAGATCACGAACCTGTCGCAGGTTTCGTCTGCGGGGAAGCCACCTCTGTCTTCGTCTTCGCTGAAGAGGAAGTGCAGCTCGGAGAATTTGGGTTCGGGGAAGTGTGGAAGCTCCTCTAGCCGCTGCCATTGCTCCAAAAAGAG CCGGAAAATGAGGTTGAAGAGGGTGGTGAGGGTGCCGGCGATAAGCTTGAAGATGGCTGATATTCCGCCGGATGATTACTCTTGGAGAAAATATGGTCAGAAACCTATTAAAGGATCCCCTCATCCAAG GGGGTACTACAAGTGCAGCAGTGTAAGAGGGTGTCCAGCAAGGAAGCATGTAGAGAGGGCTTTGGATGATCCATCTATGCTGGTAGTCACATATGAAGGAGAACATAATCACTCTCTCACTGCAGCTGATGCTACTAATCTCATCCTAGAATCCTCTTGA